In Pseudomonas sp. MM213, a genomic segment contains:
- a CDS encoding FAD/NAD(P)-dependent oxidoreductase, with protein MSAATQACMSGASVRIVDEAVAQGGQIYRAITRNRLESRPYLGKNFWLGRTLSDTFEAAAVHYAPRTRVWCLEGAQTTSAHPFAKVGISLAGVARFVEARRVILATDAMERPMPVPGWTLPGVLTSGAAQIALKTAGLVPQGQLVLAGCGPLLYQLAAQLLKAGTKIDTILDTAPGLHRRPDALRGLGGFIRSPYALKGLALLAKVSLKTRVVKGVTAIALTGSDKVESVKYTASGVQHQIAADCLLLHQGVIPETHLARSAGCALSWNESQKAFAPQLDSQGRSSIRDILVAGDAAGIGGAHVAELEGQAVALNALADLGLIDTCLFEQRQRQVQISLKKYRRGRRFINALYLPEPQFLIPAIDSTLVCRCEEVTAGTLRQVIELGATGPNQLKTMTRCGMGPCQGRLCDATITHLLSDSLNISPKHIGSIRIRPPVKPIRLAEIAAMPFTPTSVFAVTGKWPDGQNSIPERTEVRPSTDI; from the coding sequence ATGAGCGCTGCGACACAAGCCTGCATGAGCGGTGCGAGTGTGCGGATTGTTGACGAAGCCGTTGCGCAAGGCGGCCAGATTTACCGGGCGATCACGCGCAATCGCCTGGAGTCGCGTCCCTACCTGGGCAAGAACTTTTGGCTCGGTCGCACGCTGTCCGACACCTTCGAAGCCGCCGCTGTGCATTATGCGCCGCGAACGCGGGTCTGGTGCCTGGAGGGCGCACAAACGACATCAGCCCACCCTTTCGCGAAAGTGGGCATCTCGCTCGCAGGTGTTGCGCGATTCGTGGAGGCGCGCAGGGTCATTCTCGCTACGGATGCAATGGAACGCCCCATGCCAGTTCCGGGCTGGACCTTACCCGGGGTGTTGACTTCGGGGGCAGCACAGATTGCCCTCAAGACCGCGGGGTTGGTTCCCCAAGGACAACTGGTCCTGGCTGGCTGCGGGCCATTGCTCTATCAACTGGCTGCGCAGTTGCTAAAAGCGGGCACGAAGATCGACACCATCCTTGATACCGCGCCGGGCCTGCATCGACGCCCGGACGCACTACGCGGACTGGGTGGCTTCATCCGCTCCCCCTACGCTCTGAAGGGCCTCGCCCTTCTCGCTAAGGTGAGCCTGAAGACACGTGTCGTTAAAGGCGTGACCGCGATTGCCCTAACGGGGAGCGATAAAGTCGAAAGCGTTAAATACACCGCTTCCGGCGTTCAACATCAAATCGCCGCCGACTGTCTCTTGCTCCATCAGGGAGTGATTCCTGAAACACACTTGGCGCGCTCTGCGGGTTGCGCATTGTCCTGGAACGAGAGCCAAAAAGCTTTTGCCCCACAGCTTGATTCCCAGGGACGCAGCAGCATCAGGGACATCCTTGTGGCTGGCGATGCGGCGGGTATCGGAGGTGCTCATGTAGCAGAACTGGAAGGTCAGGCCGTGGCATTGAACGCCCTTGCGGACTTGGGCCTCATAGATACTTGTTTATTTGAGCAACGCCAGAGGCAAGTACAGATCTCGCTCAAAAAATATAGGCGAGGCCGCAGGTTCATCAACGCGCTGTATTTGCCCGAGCCTCAATTCTTGATACCTGCAATTGACTCGACACTGGTGTGCCGATGTGAGGAAGTCACCGCTGGCACACTACGCCAGGTGATCGAATTGGGGGCTACCGGGCCGAATCAACTCAAGACGATGACCCGCTGTGGTATGGGGCCGTGTCAAGGACGACTGTGTGATGCAACGATCACCCATCTGTTGTCGGACAGCCTCAACATCAGTCCCAAACACATCGGCAGCATCCGCATCCGCCCTCCGGTAAAGCCAATCCGCCTGGCAGAGATCGCGGCCATGCCCTTTACACCGACCTCGGTGTTCGCTGTAACAGGGAAGTGGCCAGATGGGCAAAATTCAATACCTGAAAGAACAGAGGTACGCCCCTCAACAGATATCTGA
- a CDS encoding haloacid dehalogenase type II produces the protein MSFLRPKYITFDCYGTLTNFQMGTMTRELFADRIPPAQMDQFVLDFSAYRLDQVMGDWRPYDEILKTALARVCKRWGVEYRDEGQLYYDAVPTWGPHPDVPAGLSKIADKIPLVIFSNAMDDQIMSNVDKLGAPFHKVFTAQQAQAYKPRLAAFEYMLDNLGCGPEDILHVSSSFRYDLMPAHDMKIKNKAFVARGHELPANAVYGYRQIPDIGGLAGLVGL, from the coding sequence ATGAGCTTTCTTCGACCCAAGTACATTACCTTCGACTGCTATGGCACGTTGACCAACTTCCAAATGGGCACCATGACGCGTGAGCTGTTCGCTGATCGCATCCCGCCCGCGCAGATGGACCAGTTTGTCTTGGATTTCTCCGCCTATCGTCTGGATCAGGTCATGGGCGACTGGCGGCCTTATGATGAAATTCTCAAGACCGCCCTGGCGCGTGTCTGCAAGCGTTGGGGTGTCGAATACCGCGACGAAGGTCAGCTGTATTACGACGCCGTGCCGACCTGGGGTCCGCACCCGGACGTACCGGCCGGGTTGTCGAAAATTGCGGACAAGATTCCGTTGGTGATCTTCTCCAATGCAATGGACGATCAGATCATGTCCAACGTCGACAAACTCGGCGCGCCGTTTCATAAGGTCTTCACCGCCCAGCAGGCGCAAGCTTACAAGCCGCGTCTGGCAGCCTTCGAGTACATGCTCGATAACCTCGGCTGCGGTCCGGAAGACATCCTGCATGTGTCGTCGAGTTTTCGTTACGACCTAATGCCGGCCCACGACATGAAGATCAAGAACAAGGCCTTTGTTGCCCGTGGTCATGAGCTGCCGGCCAATGCCGTTTATGGCTACCGGCAGATCCCTGATATCGGTGGGTTGGCCGGGTTGGTTGGTCTCTGA
- a CDS encoding ABC transporter substrate-binding protein, whose protein sequence is MTDNKIDSQLISGQESLRVFEGLNRGMSRRNALQMLGLAGVAAAGAGSLFGAAGKLFAEEAATPGKGKPGGRIRVAGMTSSTADTLDPAKGSSSTDYTRIYMFYNGLTRFDSHMVPQLELAERIDTTDATLWVITLRKDVTFHNGKALTAADVVFSLLRHKDPITGSKVMPLAEQFAEIKATGTNEVQIRLSGPNAELPSILAVSHLMIVPEGTTDFNLGIGTGPFKAKEFKPGVRSIAVRNTDYWKPGLPYLDEIEFIGIADEPSRINALLSGDVQIINEVNPRSTVRIKASAGHRVVAAPSGNYTDLIIRQDQLPGKSPEFTQAMKYLLDREQVKSAVFRGFAVVGNDHPISPGSRYFNADLPQRVYDPEKAKFLLKKAGMESITMPLVASPAATGSVDIAVLLQQSAKQVGLKLDVNRLPADGYWSNHWAKHPLSFGNINPRPSADVMFSQFFQSSAPWNESGWKNDQFDQLLVLARGETDDAKRSKMYADMQTLVHEHCGIGVPVFISNIDGVDQRVKGYGTNPLGGFMGYMFSEQVWLDA, encoded by the coding sequence ATGACTGACAACAAGATCGACTCCCAACTGATCTCCGGCCAGGAAAGCCTGCGGGTATTCGAAGGCCTCAATCGCGGCATGTCGCGCCGTAACGCCTTGCAAATGCTCGGCCTGGCCGGTGTGGCTGCGGCGGGCGCGGGCAGCCTGTTCGGTGCCGCTGGCAAGCTCTTCGCCGAAGAAGCTGCAACCCCCGGCAAAGGCAAACCGGGTGGGCGGATTCGTGTCGCCGGCATGACCAGTTCCACCGCTGATACCCTGGATCCGGCCAAAGGTTCCTCGTCCACCGACTATACGCGCATTTACATGTTCTATAACGGCCTGACCCGTTTCGACAGCCATATGGTGCCGCAACTGGAGTTGGCCGAGCGCATCGATACCACCGATGCCACGCTCTGGGTGATCACCCTGCGCAAGGATGTGACCTTCCACAACGGAAAGGCGCTGACAGCCGCCGACGTGGTATTTTCTCTACTGCGGCACAAGGACCCAATCACCGGTTCCAAGGTCATGCCGCTGGCGGAGCAGTTCGCCGAGATCAAGGCCACTGGTACCAATGAAGTGCAGATTCGTCTCAGCGGCCCGAATGCCGAGCTGCCTTCGATTCTCGCGGTTTCGCATTTGATGATCGTTCCCGAAGGCACCACCGATTTCAACCTGGGCATTGGTACCGGGCCGTTCAAGGCCAAGGAGTTCAAACCCGGTGTTCGCTCGATTGCCGTGCGCAATACCGATTATTGGAAACCAGGTTTGCCTTATCTGGACGAGATCGAATTTATCGGCATTGCCGACGAGCCATCACGGATTAACGCCCTGTTATCGGGCGACGTGCAGATCATCAATGAGGTCAACCCGCGTTCGACGGTGCGTATCAAGGCCAGCGCCGGGCATCGGGTGGTGGCTGCGCCATCGGGCAACTACACCGACCTGATCATCCGCCAGGATCAGTTGCCCGGTAAAAGCCCGGAATTCACCCAGGCAATGAAATACTTGCTGGACCGTGAACAGGTCAAATCGGCGGTGTTCCGTGGCTTTGCCGTGGTCGGTAACGACCACCCGATTTCCCCAGGTTCGCGCTACTTCAACGCCGACTTGCCACAGCGGGTCTACGACCCGGAAAAAGCCAAATTCCTGCTCAAGAAGGCCGGCATGGAAAGCATCACCATGCCGCTGGTGGCATCGCCGGCCGCCACCGGTTCGGTGGACATTGCCGTGTTGTTGCAGCAGTCGGCCAAACAGGTCGGGCTCAAGCTCGACGTCAACCGCCTGCCGGCTGATGGCTACTGGTCCAACCACTGGGCGAAGCACCCGCTGAGTTTCGGCAACATCAACCCGCGGCCGAGCGCCGACGTGATGTTCTCGCAGTTCTTCCAGTCGAGCGCGCCCTGGAACGAGTCCGGCTGGAAGAACGACCAGTTTGACCAGTTGCTGGTGCTCGCTCGCGGTGAAACCGACGACGCCAAACGCAGCAAAATGTATGCGGACATGCAGACCCTGGTGCACGAGCACTGCGGTATCGGCGTTCCGGTGTTCATCAGCAACATCGATGGTGTCGACCAGCGGGTCAAAGGCTATGGCACCAATCCCCTGGGCGGTTTCATGGGGTACATGTTCTCCGAGCAGGTCTGGCTAGACGCTTGA
- a CDS encoding ABC transporter permease, whose amino-acid sequence MNSNTLWLIGRRLGAAIVTLLIVSMVVFAITAVLPGDAAQQSLGQFATPEQVAALRLKMGLDQPGVLRYLRWLMSLLSGDMGLSVSNAMPVSELMAGRVPNTLMLAAATALVSVPVALILGIGSAMGRGGRIDSVLSFFTLTMVAVPEFLVATLAVLIFAVNLGWLSALSYASEITSPWQFMRTYALPVMTLCCVIVAQMARMTRAAVIDQLDSPYVEMARLKGVSPMRIVLRHALPNAIGPIANAIALSLSYLLGGVVIVETIFNYPGIASLMVDAVTNRDMALVQACTMLFCTAYLTLVLIADLCAILSNPRLRNQ is encoded by the coding sequence ATGAATAGCAACACACTGTGGTTGATCGGCCGGCGCCTGGGCGCGGCGATCGTGACCTTGTTGATTGTGTCCATGGTGGTTTTCGCCATCACGGCGGTGCTGCCGGGGGACGCGGCGCAACAGTCTCTGGGGCAGTTCGCCACGCCGGAACAGGTGGCAGCCTTGCGCCTGAAAATGGGGCTGGATCAGCCCGGTGTGTTGCGCTACCTGCGCTGGTTGATGAGCCTGCTCAGCGGTGACATGGGATTGTCGGTGTCCAACGCCATGCCGGTCAGCGAGTTGATGGCCGGACGGGTGCCCAACACTCTGATGCTGGCGGCTGCTACGGCGCTGGTGTCAGTGCCGGTGGCATTGATCCTGGGCATCGGTTCGGCCATGGGCCGGGGCGGGCGCATCGACAGTGTCCTGAGCTTTTTCACCTTGACCATGGTCGCCGTACCGGAGTTTCTGGTCGCTACCCTGGCGGTGCTGATTTTTGCGGTGAATCTGGGCTGGTTGTCGGCACTGTCCTATGCAAGTGAGATCACCTCGCCTTGGCAATTCATGCGTACCTACGCTTTGCCGGTGATGACACTGTGCTGCGTCATTGTCGCGCAAATGGCCCGCATGACCCGGGCGGCGGTGATCGATCAGCTCGACAGTCCCTACGTGGAAATGGCCCGGCTCAAAGGCGTGAGTCCGATGCGAATCGTGCTGCGCCATGCCTTGCCCAACGCGATCGGACCGATTGCCAATGCCATCGCCCTGAGCCTGTCGTACCTGCTGGGCGGGGTGGTGATCGTCGAGACGATCTTCAACTACCCCGGTATCGCCAGCCTGATGGTCGATGCGGTGACTAACCGTGACATGGCGCTGGTCCAGGCCTGCACCATGCTGTTTTGTACGGCGTATTTAACGTTGGTGCTGATTGCCGACCTGTGCGCGATTCTGTCCAATCCGAGGCTGAGAAATCAATGA
- a CDS encoding FAD-dependent oxidoreductase: protein MRDHDVIVIGAGLCGAAIAWGLARSSLNTVVLDGADPVPQG, encoded by the coding sequence GTGCGAGATCACGACGTAATAGTAATTGGCGCCGGACTCTGCGGTGCAGCGATAGCCTGGGGGCTAGCAAGAAGTAGCCTGAACACTGTGGTGTTGGATGGTGCTGATCCGGTCCCGCAGGGATGA
- a CDS encoding ABC transporter permease: MNNLTVKSTPAAPDRVLDKVSSGRSLLGLVGAAMCFLWLLVAIFGPWLAPHPVGEVISDSVFDNLSVAYPFGTDYLGRDMLSRILIGARFTVGLALVSAVLASGLGTLCALLSVVAPKWLDEMISRLMDAFISIPSKMLALIMVSAFGSSVVLLICTAVISYTPGAFRVARSMAVNIEALEYVQVARTRGERRLYVACMEILPNMLNPVLTDLGLRFGYIVLLLSGMSFLGLGVQPPDADLGSLVRENIGGLNQGAPAIVIPALAIGTLTIGVNLLIDQLASRRSRRAGGH; the protein is encoded by the coding sequence ATGAATAATCTCACTGTGAAGTCGACGCCTGCTGCGCCCGATCGGGTGCTCGACAAGGTGTCCAGTGGGCGGTCCTTGCTGGGACTGGTCGGGGCTGCAATGTGTTTCCTGTGGTTGCTGGTGGCGATCTTCGGCCCGTGGCTGGCGCCGCACCCGGTGGGGGAGGTGATCTCTGACAGTGTCTTCGACAACCTGAGCGTGGCTTACCCGTTTGGCACCGATTACCTGGGCCGTGACATGCTCAGTCGAATTCTCATCGGGGCGCGATTTACCGTGGGCTTGGCGCTAGTCTCGGCGGTCCTCGCCAGTGGTCTTGGGACCCTCTGCGCCTTGCTGTCGGTGGTCGCACCGAAGTGGCTGGACGAGATGATCAGTCGCTTGATGGACGCCTTTATCTCGATTCCGAGCAAAATGCTGGCGCTGATCATGGTCTCGGCCTTCGGTTCCTCGGTGGTACTGCTGATCTGCACTGCAGTAATAAGCTACACCCCGGGCGCCTTCCGCGTCGCTCGCAGCATGGCGGTGAACATCGAAGCCCTGGAGTACGTGCAAGTGGCCCGTACCCGTGGCGAGCGCCGTTTGTACGTCGCTTGCATGGAAATCCTGCCGAACATGCTCAATCCCGTGTTGACCGATCTGGGCTTGCGTTTCGGTTACATCGTGCTGTTACTCAGTGGCATGAGCTTTCTAGGTCTGGGTGTGCAACCGCCAGATGCCGACCTCGGCTCGCTGGTTCGCGAAAACATTGGTGGCCTCAACCAGGGCGCGCCGGCCATCGTGATTCCGGCCTTGGCCATCGGCACCCTGACCATCGGTGTGAATCTGCTGATCGACCAGCTGGCGTCGCGACGCAGTCGACGTGCGGGAGGTCATTGA
- a CDS encoding NAD(P)/FAD-dependent oxidoreductase, producing MHSESYWLDTAPVFLGTQEGALPEQVDVAIVGGGFTGLSAARALALKGASVVVLEGGRVIGEASGRNGGQCNTGVAQDYAALSASLGADKARAYYQAYENAVQTVVALVEDEQIACDLKRNGKLKLAAKPLHYEGLARTCELIRREVDADVELLTAEQTRAEVNSSQFHGGLLQRNGVQMHVGSFGVGLAEAAARYGALIYENTAVSDWQANANGYRVNTTKGSLQAGQVLLATGACQHGDLRWYRRRIVPVGSFVIATEVLPPSLIEQLLPGRRAYVTSRMIGNYFRLTPDNRLLFGGRARFAMSDSVNDAKSGKVLQAAMVQMFPQLANVKIDYCWGGLVDMTSDRLPRAGQHGGIYHSMGYSGHGVQMSVHMGQVMADVMAGNVEANPWRELEWPAIPGHFGKPWFLPFVGAYYRFQDYLH from the coding sequence ATGCATAGTGAATCTTACTGGCTCGATACCGCACCAGTGTTCCTCGGCACGCAAGAAGGCGCGCTGCCTGAGCAGGTGGATGTTGCCATTGTGGGCGGCGGTTTCACCGGGTTGTCGGCAGCCCGAGCATTGGCCTTGAAAGGGGCCAGCGTGGTGGTGCTGGAAGGTGGGCGAGTGATCGGCGAGGCCTCTGGGCGCAACGGTGGTCAGTGCAACACCGGCGTTGCCCAGGACTATGCCGCTCTGAGCGCAAGTCTTGGTGCCGATAAGGCCAGGGCTTACTACCAAGCCTATGAAAACGCTGTGCAGACCGTGGTTGCACTAGTCGAAGACGAGCAAATCGCCTGCGACCTCAAGCGTAACGGCAAGCTGAAGCTCGCCGCCAAGCCACTGCATTACGAAGGGCTGGCGCGGACCTGTGAATTGATTCGCCGGGAAGTCGACGCCGATGTCGAGTTGTTGACCGCCGAGCAGACCCGTGCGGAAGTCAATTCGTCGCAGTTCCACGGTGGCTTGCTGCAGCGCAACGGCGTGCAGATGCATGTCGGGAGTTTCGGCGTCGGGTTGGCCGAAGCCGCCGCCCGCTATGGTGCGTTGATCTACGAGAATACGGCGGTGAGCGACTGGCAAGCCAATGCCAACGGTTATCGGGTCAATACCACCAAAGGTTCGCTGCAGGCGGGACAGGTTCTGTTGGCGACTGGAGCCTGTCAGCACGGAGATCTGAGATGGTATCGGCGACGGATCGTGCCGGTGGGCAGTTTTGTGATTGCCACCGAAGTCCTTCCACCGTCACTGATCGAGCAGTTGTTGCCGGGCCGCCGCGCCTATGTCACCAGCCGCATGATCGGTAACTACTTCCGCCTGACCCCGGACAATCGCCTGCTGTTTGGCGGCCGTGCGCGGTTCGCCATGTCGGACAGCGTCAATGACGCCAAAAGCGGCAAAGTGCTGCAAGCGGCGATGGTGCAGATGTTTCCGCAGTTGGCCAACGTGAAGATCGACTACTGCTGGGGCGGACTGGTGGACATGACGTCCGACCGCTTGCCCCGGGCCGGCCAACACGGCGGGATTTATCACTCCATGGGCTACAGCGGCCATGGCGTGCAGATGTCGGTGCACATGGGCCAGGTCATGGCCGATGTCATGGCCGGCAACGTCGAAGCCAACCCTTGGCGCGAACTCGAATGGCCGGCGATTCCCGGGCATTTCGGCAAACCGTGGTTCCTGCCGTTCGTGGGCGCCTATTACCGCTTCCAGGATTATTTGCATTGA
- a CDS encoding ABC transporter ATP-binding protein yields the protein MSDLIRVENLRVVACGERGEVEIVKGVSFSLAKGEVLALIGESGSGKTTIALALLGYARRGCRLAGGVVQIGEHDMLALSEGELQGLRGNRVSYIAQSAAAAFNPAKRLIDQVVEGALIHGLGSQAALEAKAIELFRDLALPDPDRIGQRYPHQVSGGQLQRVMAAMALISDPLLVVLDEPTTALDVTTQIDVLRAFKRVVRERGATAVYVSHDLAVVAQMADQIVVLNGGEIFEQSATAPLLKGPAHEYTRSLLAAARPDTTIRPPCGIAEDTPLLTIQGLTAGYGNKNAQGMPAIRVLEDIDLTVRRGQAIGVIGESGSGKSTLARVVAGLLAPALGGLTFDGQPLGGSLSSRTDEQFRRIQMVFQNADTALNPMHSVSTILSRPLKMYFGLKGAALRERIGELLDLVRLPRTMAERRPNELSGGQKQRVNLARALAAKPDLILCDEVTSALDTVVGAAILELLRDLRQQLGVSYLFISHDISTVRALCDDIVVMYSGHKIQAGTRQSYAQAPFHPYTDLLIHSVPELRQGWLESCGTTTCATLPSIGAKANVPGLCTFLNRCPVRVDGLCNCVPPDRRMIVGGSEILCHHDSAELLKTQQDSNSMTMGAYA from the coding sequence ATGAGTGATTTGATTCGAGTCGAGAACCTGCGCGTGGTCGCTTGTGGCGAGCGTGGCGAGGTGGAAATCGTCAAGGGCGTGAGTTTCTCCTTGGCCAAAGGTGAAGTGCTGGCGTTGATTGGCGAGTCTGGTTCCGGCAAGACCACCATCGCCCTGGCGTTGCTCGGTTATGCCCGGCGCGGTTGTCGACTGGCGGGCGGCGTGGTGCAAATCGGCGAGCACGACATGCTGGCGTTGAGCGAAGGCGAGCTTCAAGGCCTGCGGGGCAACCGGGTGTCGTATATCGCCCAGAGCGCCGCAGCGGCGTTCAATCCGGCGAAACGACTCATCGACCAAGTGGTGGAGGGCGCATTGATTCATGGTCTGGGCAGCCAGGCCGCGCTTGAGGCAAAGGCCATCGAGTTGTTCCGCGACCTGGCCCTGCCGGATCCCGATCGCATCGGCCAGCGCTACCCGCATCAGGTATCCGGCGGGCAACTGCAACGAGTGATGGCGGCCATGGCACTGATCAGCGATCCGCTGCTGGTGGTGCTCGACGAACCGACCACGGCACTCGATGTGACGACCCAGATCGACGTGCTGCGTGCCTTCAAACGGGTGGTACGTGAACGTGGCGCGACGGCAGTCTATGTATCCCACGATCTGGCCGTAGTGGCGCAGATGGCAGATCAGATCGTGGTGCTCAATGGTGGCGAAATCTTCGAACAGAGTGCCACGGCGCCATTGCTCAAAGGCCCGGCCCACGAATACACCCGCAGCTTGCTGGCGGCAGCACGGCCGGACACCACTATCCGTCCACCCTGCGGCATCGCTGAAGACACGCCTTTACTGACTATCCAGGGCTTGACCGCTGGTTACGGCAACAAGAACGCGCAAGGCATGCCGGCCATTCGCGTGCTGGAAGACATCGACCTGACGGTTCGCAGAGGCCAGGCCATTGGGGTGATCGGTGAGTCGGGTTCTGGCAAGTCGACCCTGGCGAGGGTGGTGGCCGGATTGTTGGCGCCGGCCCTCGGCGGGCTGACCTTCGATGGCCAGCCCTTGGGTGGCAGCCTGTCGTCGCGCACCGACGAGCAGTTCCGACGTATTCAAATGGTCTTCCAGAACGCCGACACCGCACTCAACCCGATGCACAGCGTCAGCACGATTCTGAGTCGTCCGCTGAAGATGTATTTCGGTCTTAAGGGTGCCGCGCTGCGAGAACGTATCGGCGAGCTGCTGGATCTGGTGCGTCTGCCGCGAACCATGGCCGAACGCCGCCCGAACGAACTGTCCGGCGGGCAAAAGCAGCGGGTCAACCTGGCCCGCGCCTTGGCGGCCAAGCCGGATCTGATTCTGTGCGACGAGGTGACCTCGGCGCTGGATACCGTGGTCGGTGCAGCAATCCTCGAACTATTGCGCGACCTGCGTCAGCAACTGGGGGTGTCCTATCTGTTCATCAGCCATGACATCTCCACGGTCCGGGCGCTGTGCGACGACATTGTGGTGATGTACAGCGGCCACAAGATCCAGGCCGGCACTCGTCAATCGTATGCCCAGGCACCGTTCCATCCCTACACCGACTTGTTGATCCATTCGGTGCCGGAGTTGCGTCAGGGCTGGCTGGAAAGCTGTGGCACAACGACCTGCGCCACGCTGCCGTCCATTGGTGCAAAAGCCAATGTGCCTGGGCTGTGCACGTTCCTCAATCGTTGCCCTGTGCGGGTCGATGGCCTGTGCAATTGTGTTCCGCCGGACCGTCGGATGATTGTGGGCGGCAGTGAAATCCTTTGCCATCACGACAGTGCCGAATTGCTGAAAACCCAGCAGGACTCCAACAGCATGACCATGGGAGCCTATGCATGA
- the argE gene encoding acetylornithine deacetylase: MKTRVLDILKRLMAFDTVSSESNMALIEYVRDLLLTKGIESLIVKDSTGKKANLFASTGPREVPGILLSGHTDVVPAAGQAWTFPAFQATVQDGRIYGRGSCDMKGFVALAIDAMLDAADHSLNRPLQLALSHDEEIGCVGVRRLLDVLHLAPVRPFLCVIGEPTNMQFVLGHKGKGSYRTYCRGLEAHSSLAPRSVNAIHVACDFIAALRQSQQQLQEQGAQDADYDVPYSTVHVGQIVGGKALNIVPNLCTLDFEVRNLPADDPDQFLEQVRERAEVIVREAKKLSSVADIEIETLNVYPGLDTHPSVEAVRFLKNFAAPDTGTAKVSFGTEGGLFKQRLEVPVVVCGPGSIEQAHKPDEFIEISQMEAGEYFLQGLLGSMRL, from the coding sequence ATGAAAACCCGCGTACTGGACATTCTCAAGCGTTTGATGGCCTTTGACACCGTCTCTTCGGAGTCGAACATGGCCCTGATCGAGTACGTGCGCGATCTGCTGCTGACCAAGGGCATCGAGTCGTTGATCGTCAAGGATTCCACCGGTAAAAAAGCCAACCTGTTTGCTAGTACCGGTCCACGGGAAGTGCCGGGGATTTTGCTGTCCGGGCACACCGATGTGGTTCCCGCTGCGGGACAGGCCTGGACCTTCCCGGCGTTTCAGGCGACGGTGCAGGACGGGCGGATTTATGGCCGTGGCAGTTGCGATATGAAGGGCTTTGTCGCGCTGGCTATCGACGCCATGCTCGATGCCGCCGACCATTCATTGAACCGGCCATTGCAACTGGCGCTGTCCCACGATGAAGAAATCGGTTGCGTCGGTGTGCGCCGATTGCTCGACGTGCTGCACCTGGCGCCGGTGCGGCCGTTTTTGTGCGTGATCGGTGAGCCGACCAACATGCAGTTCGTGCTCGGCCACAAGGGCAAGGGCTCTTACCGCACTTACTGTCGCGGTCTGGAGGCGCATTCATCGCTGGCACCGCGTTCGGTCAATGCGATTCACGTGGCTTGCGATTTCATCGCGGCACTGCGTCAGAGCCAGCAGCAACTGCAAGAGCAGGGCGCTCAGGATGCCGATTACGACGTGCCCTACAGCACCGTGCATGTCGGGCAGATTGTCGGCGGCAAGGCGCTGAACATCGTGCCGAACCTGTGTACCCTGGATTTCGAAGTGCGCAACTTGCCGGCGGACGATCCGGATCAGTTTCTGGAGCAGGTGCGCGAGCGGGCTGAAGTGATCGTGCGTGAAGCCAAAAAGCTGTCCAGCGTGGCGGATATCGAAATCGAGACCCTGAACGTCTATCCGGGTCTCGACACCCACCCGAGCGTCGAAGCGGTGCGTTTTCTGAAAAACTTCGCCGCGCCGGATACCGGCACCGCCAAGGTTTCCTTCGGCACCGAGGGCGGGTTGTTCAAACAGCGCCTGGAGGTGCCAGTGGTGGTCTGTGGTCCAGGCTCGATAGAACAGGCACACAAACCTGACGAGTTTATCGAGATCAGCCAGATGGAAGCCGGTGAGTACTTTCTGCAAGGGTTGTTGGGCTCGATGCGGCTTTAG